The Theileria orientalis strain Shintoku DNA, chromosome 2, complete genome genome has a window encoding:
- a CDS encoding mitochondrial ribosomal protein S14 precursor, whose protein sequence is MAARNPGPIILDPPVGFPPFKNWVNRDHISRRLFRESEVNTRIYKYIYKNFGLKGSVPIDNKVGLYRIRLRCIGGGYGHGIFRFTRMSKLAFLQVAREGWLRRYGYRPDLFR, encoded by the coding sequence atggCAGCTAGGAACCCAGGGCCAATAATTCTGGACCCACCAGTGGGATTCCCTCCGTTTAAAAACTGGGTAAACAGAGACCATATATCAAGGAGGCTGTTCAGAGAGTCAGAAGTGAACACGAGAATATACaagtacatatataaaaatttcgGCCTCAAGGGAAGCGTGCCAATAGACAATAAGGTGGGACTCTACAGAATAAGGCTGCGCTGCATAGGAGGAGGCTATGGGCACGGAATATTCAGGTTCACGAGAATGTCGAAGCTGGCCTTTTTGCAGGTGGCGAGGGAAGGCTGGCTGCGAAGGTACGGGTACAGGCCAGATCTGTTCAGATGA
- a CDS encoding heat shock protein 70 precursor encodes MKSIKRLYSILNKSRYSYKISNGLNSISESCNGITGITSLFNKVNVGSRRSIFTSSSRLAKVQGDVVGIDLGTTNSCVAIMEGSTPKVIENAEGARTTPSIVAFTEDGQRLVGVVAKRQAVTNPENTVFATKRFIGRKFDDPETKKEQSTLPYKIVRSSNNDAWIEAQGKQYSPSQIGAYVLAKMKETAEAYLGRNVSKAVITVPAYFNDSQRQATKDAGKIAGLEVLRIINEPTAAALAFGLDKNDGKTIAVYDLGGGTFDVSVLEILGGVFEVKATNGNTSLGGEDFDQVILKYLVDEFKKSNGIDLKKDKLALQRLRESSENAKIELSTKTQTEVNLPFITADQSGPKHLLIKLSRSKLEQLTGSLLEGTVEPCKKCLKDAGVNVNELNDVILVGGMTRMPKVTEVVKKIFGKEPSKSVNPDEAVAMGAAIQAGVLKGEIKDLLLLDVCPLSLGIETLGGVFTRLINRNTTIPTKKSQIFSTAADNQTQVGIKVFQGERGMAADNQLLGQFDLVGIPPAPRGVPQIEVTFDVDANGIMNISAVDKSTGKSQAITIQSSGGLSEEEVEKMVKEASNYKEQDEKRKELVDLRNEAESLLYSVDRQLEDFKGKLGDAELEELRQKSSELRETLSADDAARIREKHKQLQDLSWRLSQQAYSATSQQPKDSANASSTPNNEEESPTVTSFEKVDKFMPSRTLLTSE; translated from the exons atgaagtCGATTAAACGTTTGTACTCTATCCTTAACAAATCTAGATACTCGTATAAAATATCGAACGGACTGAATAGTATTTCGGAATCGTGTAACGGAATCACAGGAATTACGAGCCTGTTTAACAAGGTGAATGTGGGATCCAGGAGAAGCATATTTACATCATCGAGCAGGTTGGCAAAAGTGCAAGGAGACGTGGTGGGAATAGACCTGGGAACGACGAACTCGTGTGTAGCAATCATGGAAGGCTCGACGCCGAAAGTAATCGAGAACGCAGAAGGAGCAAGAACGACGCCGTCAATAGTGGCATTCACAGAGGACGGACAGCGCCTAGTGGGAGTGGTGGCGAAGCGGCAGGCTGTGACGAACCCGGAAAACACAGTGTTCGCAACGAAGAGGTTCATAGGAAGGAAGTTTGACGACCCGGAAacgaagaaggagcagagCACGCTGCCGTACAAGATAGTGAGGTCGTCGAACAACGACGCATGGATAGAGGCGCAGGGAAAGCAGTACTCGCCGAGTCAAATAGGAGCGTACGTGTTGGCGAAGATGAAGGAAACAGCAGAAGCATACCTGGGAAGGAACGTGTCAAAGGCAGTGATAACAGTGCCAGCATACTTCAACGACTCGCAGAGACAGGCGACGAAAGACGCAGGAAAAATAGCAGGACTGGAAGTGCTGAGAATCATCAATGAGCcgacagcagcagcactggCATTCGGACTGGACAAAAACGACGGGAAGACAATAGCAGTGTACGACCTGGGAGGAGGGACGTTTGACGTGTCAGTGCTGGAGATACTGGGAGGAGTGTTTGAAGTTAAGGCGACGAACGGGAACACGTCGCTGGGAGGAGAAGACTTTGACCAAGTGATACTGAAGTACCTGGTCGACGAGTTTAAGAAGAGCAACGGAAtagacctgaagaaggatAAGTTGGCCTTGCAGAGACTGAGAGAGTCGTCAGAAAACGCAAAAATAGAACTCTCGACGAAGACGCAGACGGAAGTAAACCTGCCCTTCATAACAGCAGACCAGTCGGGGCCGAAGCACCTGCTGATAAAACTGTCGAGGTCGAAGCTGGAGCAGCTGACAGGAAGTCTGCTGGAAGGAACAGTGGAGCCGTGCAAAAAGTGCCTGAAGGACGCAGGAGTTAACGTAAATGAGTTAAACGACGTGATCCTGGTGGGAGGAATGACGAGAATGCCGAAGGTGACGGAGGTGGTGAAGAAGATCTTTGGAAAGGAGCCGAGTAAGTCAGTTAACCCGGACGAAGCAGTGGCAATGGGAGCAGCAATACAAGCAGGAGTGCTCAAGGGCGAGAtcaaggacctgctgctgctggacgtgTGCCCGCTCTCGCTGGGAATAGAGACGCTGGGCGGAGTGTTCACGCGCCTGATCAACAGGAACACGACGATTCCGACGAAAAAGTCGCAGATCTTCAGCACGGCGGCAGATAACCAGACGCAGGTGGGCATTAAGGTGTTCCAGGGAGAAAGAGGAATGGCAGCAGACAATCAGCTGTTGGGACAGTTCGACCTCGTGGGAATACCGCCGGCGCCGAGAGGAGTGCCGCAAATCGAAGTCACCTTCGACGTGGACGCAAACGGAATCATGAACATCTCGGCAGTGGACAAGTCGACGGGAAAGAGCCAGGCAATCACGATACAGAGCTCAGGAGGACTCTCGGAGGAGGAGGTGGAGAAGATGGTGAAGGAGGCCAGCAACTACAAGGAGCAGGacgagaagaggaaggagcTGGTCGACCTGCGCAACGAGGCAGAGTCGCTGCTCTACAGCGTCGACCGCCAGCTCGAGGACTTCAAGGGGAAGCTGGGCGACGCGGAGCTCGAGGAGCTGAGGCAGAAGTCCTCGGAGCTGCGCGAGACGCTGAGCGCGGACGACGCGGCGAGGATCAGGGAGAAGCACAAGCAGCTGCAGGACCTGTCCTGGCGGCTCTCGCAGCAGGCCTACAGCGCGACGTCGCAGCAGCCGAAGGACAGCGCAAACGCCTCGAGCACGCCGAACAACGAGGAGGAGA GTCCCACAGTAACCTCGTTTGAAAAGGTGGATAAGTTCATGCCCTCGAGGACGCTGCTAACCTCAGAATGA